The genomic segment TTAACATGCTCTCAAATCTTCGCCTATTTGCCCAAACTGTCCGCCATGCGCCAGGATTAAGTTCTTTAACTCCACTGTGGGGGCTATTGCGTCAACCTTACTTGAAACTTTTAACCAGTTTGGCGGGTAAAAATGGGCTTCCTGTAACTGTCGGGAGTCATTCTTTGCGGCTTCATCCAATCTTTGCTACTCGAAATTGGGAAGCTGTAGAAGCTGAATCCTATCGTGCCTTTGCCGCCAGCTTAAATCCAGGAGATGTAGTTTATGACATTGGTGCACATATTGGCACTTACACTCTAATTGCCCTGCAAAAAATTGGCTCCCAAGGCCGGGTCATTGCCTACGAACCCCATGAGTTTACTCGCACTTATTTCATGCAGCATCTGCAATGGAATGGAGGGTCAGAGCAAACGATTTGCCGCACTCTCTGTTGTGGTGCCAAGCCTGGTACAACAGACTTTTATTGCTTACCTGAACAAGCAGAAGGAATGAACGGTCTTGTACCAGTAGAAGGTTTTAACAAGGTAACCGTTCAAGTTAATACTTTGGATGCAGAAGTTGCAGAGTTAGGATTGATTCCCTCCCTAATCAAAATCGACGTAGAAGGGGCAGAGTGGGATGTGTTGAAAGGTGCTGAACAGACCCTCCGCCAATATCAACCGCGCTTATGCCTCAGCCTGCATCCGATCGCCTTAGCTAAATTGGGTGTGACTCCAGAAACAGTGCTGGAATGGCTAACTCAAAGAGGATATAGCTACGAAGTGATTGCCCGTGACCATGAAATTCATGTAATGGCGAAGGTATCGTAGTGGCTAAGTATCGCCTGGTTTTCATTTCCCCCTTTTTAAATGTATGTCCATTCGCTCCTATATCCGTGAGCGCCTCGCCCGCAGGCTGCAAGTGCCACAAATTCCATTTGCGCTAGAACGCCTTGCTAAGGTTGGCTTCCAGCCTGCTCAAATCTTTGATGTTGGTGCTTATGAAGGTGAATTTGCCAAATGTTGCCTGGGTATATGGTCTAATGCCAAGGTAGCCTGCTTTGAACCGCTAGAGCATAAAGTCATTCAACTTCAGCAGCTAGCGTCTCGTAACCCAGCCATACAAGTATTCCCAGGTTTGCTAGGAGCAAAAGCGCTCGACAAAATACCATTTCATGAGTCTGAAACAGGCTCCTCCGTGCTAGTTGACCATAGTCCTCAAAACTTCCCAGTGACTTTCCAGCCAGTGCGGACGGTAGACCAAATCGTTCAAGAGCATTTTGGTGATCGCAGTCCTGATTTACTCAAGCTGGATGTTCAAGGTTACGAGTTGGAAGTGCTTAAGGGCGCTGAGACATCTCTGCCAAATATGCAGGCAATCCTAGCAGAAGTAAACCTCTTGGATATTTATAAAGACGTGCCTCTATTTGCCGAGCTAGTTGCATGGCTCAATGAGCGTGATTGGGTAGCTTATGACATCGGTGCTCTCACTCGTCGTCCTCTAGATCAAGCTTTGTGGCAAGCCGATTTTATCTTTGTGCCACGCCATAGTCCTCTTCGAGCCGACAAACGCTGGACAGCCTAAAATGCGTATCTTACTCACTGCTGACCCTGAACTGCCTGTACCGCCACAACTTTATGGCGGCATTGAGCGCATTGTCGATCTTCTAGTCACCAGCCTGCAAGCTCGCGGTCACACAGTCGGACTAGTCGCCCACCGAGGCTCCACATCACCAGCCCATCAACTATTTCCCTGGCCTGGTCTGCGTTCCCAAGATAAATTCGATGCCTTGCAGAACACTGCTGCATTGTGGTCAGCCGTTCGGCAATTTCAGCCCGACCTAGTACATAGCTTTTCCCGCATCCTCTATCTTTTGCCGCTTTTACGCTCTCCCCTTGCCAAGGTAATGTCCTACCAACGCCGCCCCAGCCATCGCACCACTAGCTGGGGGGTAAAGCTGGCAGGAAATTCCCTCACGTTCACGGGTTGCAGCGACCATATTTGTCGCCAAGGTCGAGCCTCTGGTGGTGTTTGGCATCCGATTCACAATTGCGTAGAGATAGAAAAGTACACCTTCCAGCCCACCGTTGCCCCTGATGCTCCCTTAGTTTTCCTGAGTCGGGTAGAACAGATTAAAGGAGCGCATAATGCGATCGCAGCTGCTCGTCTCACTAAACGTCGCCTGTTAATTGCTGGCAACCACGGCACCAGTGGCGAAGAAGGACGCTACTGGCAAGAAGAAATTGTTCCTCATTTGGGACACAATGGCATCGAGTACATCGGGCCTGTTAACGACGAACAAAAAAACGCTTTGCTTGGTAAAGCTGCCGCGATGATTGTGCCGATTGAATGGGAAGAACCCTTTGGCATAGTCTTTGCCGAAGCTTTAGCCTGTGGTACACCTGTTATTTCTTGCCCTTTGGGGGCCTTGCCTGAGATTGTGCGTCATGGCACTGATGGCTATCTCGTCAACAACGTAGAGCAAGCTTGCACCGCCATCCAAAACTTGCCTCAAATAGACCGCCACAACTGCCGCCAACGGGCAGAACATTGCTTCTCAGCTTCAGTGATTTTGGATAAGTATGAGCAACTGTATCACAGCCTAATTAGGGCAAATGTTGCGGACA from the Microcoleus sp. AS-A8 genome contains:
- a CDS encoding FkbM family methyltransferase; protein product: MSIRSYIRERLARRLQVPQIPFALERLAKVGFQPAQIFDVGAYEGEFAKCCLGIWSNAKVACFEPLEHKVIQLQQLASRNPAIQVFPGLLGAKALDKIPFHESETGSSVLVDHSPQNFPVTFQPVRTVDQIVQEHFGDRSPDLLKLDVQGYELEVLKGAETSLPNMQAILAEVNLLDIYKDVPLFAELVAWLNERDWVAYDIGALTRRPLDQALWQADFIFVPRHSPLRADKRWTA
- a CDS encoding glycosyltransferase produces the protein MRILLTADPELPVPPQLYGGIERIVDLLVTSLQARGHTVGLVAHRGSTSPAHQLFPWPGLRSQDKFDALQNTAALWSAVRQFQPDLVHSFSRILYLLPLLRSPLAKVMSYQRRPSHRTTSWGVKLAGNSLTFTGCSDHICRQGRASGGVWHPIHNCVEIEKYTFQPTVAPDAPLVFLSRVEQIKGAHNAIAAARLTKRRLLIAGNHGTSGEEGRYWQEEIVPHLGHNGIEYIGPVNDEQKNALLGKAAAMIVPIEWEEPFGIVFAEALACGTPVISCPLGALPEIVRHGTDGYLVNNVEQACTAIQNLPQIDRHNCRQRAEHCFSASVILDKYEQLYHSLIRANVADKTRSNLAL
- a CDS encoding FkbM family methyltransferase, whose amino-acid sequence is MLSNLRLFAQTVRHAPGLSSLTPLWGLLRQPYLKLLTSLAGKNGLPVTVGSHSLRLHPIFATRNWEAVEAESYRAFAASLNPGDVVYDIGAHIGTYTLIALQKIGSQGRVIAYEPHEFTRTYFMQHLQWNGGSEQTICRTLCCGAKPGTTDFYCLPEQAEGMNGLVPVEGFNKVTVQVNTLDAEVAELGLIPSLIKIDVEGAEWDVLKGAEQTLRQYQPRLCLSLHPIALAKLGVTPETVLEWLTQRGYSYEVIARDHEIHVMAKVS